A window of Rhinatrema bivittatum chromosome 2, aRhiBiv1.1, whole genome shotgun sequence contains these coding sequences:
- the LOC115083445 gene encoding oocyte zinc finger protein XlCOF6-like: MAAGQCVQVSLDDIAVHFSLEEWEGLQEWQKALYQEVMAETLELVASLGHISGSGTQDVGSPEEGIDPLQLQPTIAQSDRTCCGQSESQEAARDAAGEAPEDPGQTEPVPLPSPDCWEVCHSSPAVPTCQELPAGNGAFACSEYAKDSFESQCPVYQPEKQPVTWGEYMNSFDWLTHLQMDLRTHTGEKMFPCSECEESFSEITDLKVHKRRHTREKLCACPECGKSFRGNQALSAHRRSHRSEKRFACIECDERFGSMTDLGIHQRRHDREKPWICPECGKTFGGNQALAAHRRSHTFEKRFSCSDCEERFSNKADFGIHQRMHAREKLWMCPECGKCLRTVQALMMHKRSHKAERRFPCAACGESFDQEKNLRKHQEVHSARKAFPCPECGKVFTGTQALRKHRQTHTRERLFLYMDCGTGFTDGHSPVSHPGEKADDGTRWGNAFSEATDLLAHQTGIIGERQFPCKECGRCYIRKRDLTVHLKIHEQRVLEEAAKEETVAELQSDFCSSLHENLVVSTAFLQDLISSTSTFQYD, translated from the coding sequence GGCACATCTCTGGGAGTGGAACCCAGGATGTGGGATCCCCTGAGGAAGGCATCGACCCCCTACAGCTGCAGCCCACAATAGCCCAGAGCGACAGGACCTGCTGCGGACAAAGCGAGTCTCAGGAGGCAGCCAGGGATGCAGCCGGAGAAGCGCCGGAGGATCCTGGGCAGACGGAGCCCGTCCCACTTCCATCCCCCGACTGCTGGGAAGTCTGCCACTCAAGCCCCGCCGTTCCGACCTGCCAAGAGCTGCCGGCGGGAAATGGAGCATTCGCCTGCTCTGAATACGCAAAGGACTCCTTTGAAAGCCAGTGCCCTGTGTATCAGCCCGAAAAGCAGCCGGTCACCTGGGGGGAGTACATGAACAGTTTTGATTGGCTGACACATCTGCAGATGGACCTGAGGACCCACACGGGTGAGAAAATGTTTCCGTGTAGCGAATGCGAAGAAAGCTTCTCTGAAATTACAGATCTCAAAGTGCATAAGAGACGTCACACCAGAGAGAAACTCTGCGCGTGTCCAGAATGTGGGAAGAGCTTCAGAGGCAACCAAGCCCTCTCAGCACACAGGAGGAGCCACAGATCCGAGAAGCGCTTTGCATGCATTGAGTGTGATGAGCGCTTCGGCAGCATGACAGACTTGGGGATACACCAGAGAAGGCACGACAGGGAGAAACCCTGGATATGTCCGGAATGCGGGAAGACGTTCGGGGGCAACCAAGCTCTCGCGGCACACAGGAGGAGCCACACTTTCGAGAAGCGCTTTTCCTGCAGCGACTGTGAAGAACGCTTCAGTAACAAGGCAGATTTCGGAATACACCAGAGAATGCACGCCCGGGAGAAGCTCTGGATGTGTCCGGAATGTGGGAAGTGCTTGAGGACCGTCCAAGCGCTCATGATGCACAAGAGAAGCCACAAAGCCGAGAGACGCTTCCCGTGCGCGGCGTGTGGCGAAAGCTTCGACCAAGAGAAAAACCTGAGAAAACACCAGGAGGTCCATTCCGCGAGGAAGGCCTTTCCATGCCCCGAGTGTGGGAAGGTCTTCACAGGGACCCAAGCTCTCAGAAAACACAGGCAAACCCACACTCGAGAGAGACTCTTTCTGTACATGGACTGCGGGACGGGTTTCACTGACGGACACAGTCCCGTATCACACCCAGGAGAGAAAGCAGATGATGGCACTCGTTGGGGAAATGCGTTCTCTGAGGCAACAGATTTACTAGCCCACCAGACAGGCATCATTGGAGAGAGGCAGTTTCCGTGCAAGGAATGTGGGAGATGTTACATTCGAAAGAGGGACCTCACGGTCCACCTGAAAATTCATGAGCAAAGAGTGCTGGAAGAGGCAGCGAAAGAGGAAACTGTGGCAGAGCTGCAGAGTGACTTCTGCTCAAGCCTCCATGAAAACCTAGTTGTATCTACGGCATTCTTGCAGGACCTCATCAGCTCCACCAGCACTTTCCAATATGACTAA